DNA from Macadamia integrifolia cultivar HAES 741 chromosome 12, SCU_Mint_v3, whole genome shotgun sequence:
TTGGTTTACCTTCCTCCTTTAACTTTTCTATCTTTTTCTGCGCTTCTTTAGCCCATGTAAACTTTGACAAGGCATTCTCAACATCAGCAATTGTACAATTACAATGTTTTGCCGCATCTTTCTTTTGACTGGTTTGGAGATTCTGCATATAatgaatcaagaaaaaaaaaaaacccatcacACATGTACAACTCTAATGATAAAAGTTTTCACATGGTGGCATACATATTAATTGCCAAATTTCCTCAACATTCTACATACTGCAAATGCTATGAGGACCAAAAAtctgtgaaagagagagagagagagacgaggGTTCCATTTGTTGAAGTTTGGACAGAATCTAGGATGTCTTATTTTTGTTCTGTGGTGAGAACATTGTCCCACCAACATTTGAGTTGTCCAGTAAATCCAGATATTATTAGGTCTCCTACAGCTCTGTCGGAGGTTGCTTTGATTCAGTAAGCATTGCTTAACATTGTCATTTCTTGtaatttgtttattatattGTATTTTGagagaccatctatgttccattcatagatgatgccACTTTGATAGGTTGCTTGGTAGTTTTGCCATTTGCCAtctagcttcaatttgaagATCAGGGAAAGTTGGGTTGTGTTAAACAAATGTAAGAAGCAGGTGGATAAACCagttctctcttatttctcaaAATGTGATCCCACAACCACATTTTAAAACTCTTTGGACAAGTGCAGCATAAAGAGCTGTACTTTTTATGAGTTCACCCAAGGACAGGATTCCCTTCTCCATTGGGAggtcagctctaatatgattattcattaacaaagaaaaaaccctagtgaAGGTCGAAGAATATAAGAAGTGATTTCATATGTCCTTAACCATCTTAAAATGGAGGAATAAATGGTGGGTCAAATCTACTCTTAATCCCACATCATAAAAATATAAGGGAAAGCAGGGGACTTGGTTGCATACTTCCTCCTTCATAAGCATGTCCAAGTATTATTGTTATAGAAGCAAACATCCAACTAGAatgtaaaacaaataaaaagagccaaaaaaattaaaaaatggaaataatcAAGGGATCAGGGTCAGAATCAATTTGTAGATCTACCCCAGCCAGTACCGTTCTAAACAACTGAGGAGATGGGGGGATCTGCAGTGGGTCAATACAATAATAACAGGGGAGTAGGTGATGTTTTGTGTAATGCTTGTTGGATCAGTCCAAGATGATCCTGATCCAGTTGTTGAGCTCCAGTTCGATCAGCTTGTGATTATCAATACCCAACATGCATAATTTCCAGCCCAACATAAACCAAAGCTAGGATAAACAACCGTTCAATGGATCTCTGCaatttatttttgcttttatAATGTTCTGTCTGACACTTCCATTGATGGCTCGAGTTTGTTTGTTAGGACAAAGATCACATATTCAACACACAATAGCACACTTTTCGAAAGCAGGTGTCTGCTCAGTAAGGCAGTCAGAGTAGGCCATGGATTCAAAAGGTGTTGGATCACATAGTTAAAGGCTCTTTTCCAGGTGGGACCATATAAGCTACCCTCATACCCCATGAAGTCTCCAATCAACTCAGATACCCATTGCTGGCGGGCCACAAGACAGTTAAGGAATTACATGATAGATCATCCTGCGCTGTTAATTTCTGGAAAGAAACCCAATCAAGTATTtatttgagaaaccagctccaGACAATTAAGGAATTACATGTCTCTTTTCCAGGTGGGACCATATAAGCTACCCTCATACCCCATGAAGTCTCCAATCAACTCAGATACCCATTGCTGGCGGGCCACAAGACAGTTAAGGAATTACATGATAGATCATCCTGCGCTGTTAATTTCTGGAAAGAAACCCAATCAAGTATTtatttgagaaaccagctccaGACAATTAAGGAATTACATGATAGACATGTTTGTTTGAGTACAGATGCATGTACACATATAGACACATCTGTTTATGTACAACATATATACAGCATATAcatttaaaattttagaaattctTACATATGAACAACAACACACTGACAATGGTTCTATTCTTTGGAACTGCATACTGTGAGTGCTCTCGTTCTCTAAAATTGCTTTTGTTACTGTATTCAGACTGTTCTAATTCTGTGTTTGAACTCTATCTCTGTGGCCAGTGTTTGTTTCTATATCGTCAAAATCAGTATTTGGATCGTATTTTTTTACTATGTATAGCTCTCAGGCTTTCTATGCAATCATATTTAGGAGTGCACCTCATGTGAATAGAGAGATGTTTTGCCTTGGAAGTATGAACACATGATCAACCAGGTCTGCACAAATTTGGGGCGTTTAAAAACCTTAAGGACAGTATCTTTGATAAGACTCAACTCTACTGCCTACTATTCCAATAGTACAAGATGACATATTTTGGTACTGTGAGTTTCTATTTCAACTTCATGAGAACATTTTGGTGATAAACGACTACAACTCGATTTCAGATAAATCTTACACACATTTCTTGGCATACTAATTTCTTACAAGTTCCCAACAACACTACAGGTGCAACAAGAGAGATCCAACAAATACCTTCCATTTAATTCTACAACGCTTCAAACATGAGAGCATACAATTAAAGGACTGACCTCTCCAGTAGAATCAAGAGTTCCAAGATATCTAATAATTGCTTCCTGCTTCCCAAATGCGTCAGAAAATGTCGCCTCACTGCCACGACCCACTACGAATTGCTTGAATTGCCCCGCTTTCCTCGCAGTCTTCAGTTCATCGGCGAACTCTGCAACCCCAAAATCTTATAACTACTTGGAATGTAACAAATTAACACCGACTGATAACCCATTAAAGAGGAATCAAAATGGCCGCCAAAAATCAAATGAATGTGGCAGATAGATGATTTGCAATGCAGGAGACGAGTACTTACTAAGGAGGGTGAATGATTGGGAAGTGACTTGAGTTTGAGGAGTAGTAGTGGTCTGTTCGCCTGTAAAGACACCTTTGATCTTGTTCAACCAAGACCCATCGAGAGCAGATGTGGAGAAAATGAAACGCGTCTGCGATGCAGAGGGCAAACAATCGTGATGAAAACCAGATGAGGAGAACAAGGTCGGAGTTCTACG
Protein-coding regions in this window:
- the LOC122057483 gene encoding protein translocase subunit SecA 1, translated to MSHRRFLINFRRTPTLFSSSGFHHDCLPSASQTRFIFSTSALDGSWLNKIKGVFTGEQTTTTPQTQVTSQSFTLLKFADELKTARKAGQFKQFVVGRGSEATFSDAFGKQEAIIRYLGTLDSTGENLQTSQKKDAAKHCNCTIADVENALSKFTWAKEAQKKIEKLKEEGKPMPKSLAEVQKLMGSTPLDLARSNLAKSGQISRNALCPCGSKKRYKRCCGKD